Proteins from one Mucilaginibacter jinjuensis genomic window:
- a CDS encoding M20 family metallo-hydrolase, with the protein MIKNAIAKPGVSTVRETLPLSSLLFSESVSLLQKLIEIPSFSGEESAAADLVQHYLLSYSVKVKRRRNNVWAYNKYFDESKPTILLNSHLDTVKPNGYTKNPFCPEITGGKLFGLGSNDAGGCLVSLLATFLHYYSYQGLGFNLCFAATAEEENSGKNGIKSILPLLGKLELAIVGEPTLLQMAVAEKGNLVIDCTSTGRSGHAAREEGDNAIYKCMKDLEWFRSYQFPQQSKSLSPVKMTITAIKAGLQHNIVPAKCEFTVDIRNDDVFSHEAILATIRKNISSEFTVRPGSLGSSAVPLDHPIVKTGLAIGCKTYGSPTTSDQAWLDIPSVKIGPGDSARSHSSDEFIFLEEIKKGISLYIKLLETLPLMLINNPTKYPLNPVAINPNNN; encoded by the coding sequence ATGATCAAAAATGCAATTGCAAAGCCGGGTGTTTCAACGGTTAGAGAAACCCTGCCTTTGAGTTCGCTGTTATTCAGCGAATCGGTAAGCCTGCTGCAAAAACTGATAGAGATCCCATCATTCAGCGGTGAAGAATCTGCCGCTGCCGATCTGGTTCAGCATTACCTTTTAAGTTACAGCGTAAAAGTTAAGCGCAGAAGAAACAACGTTTGGGCTTACAACAAATATTTCGACGAAAGTAAGCCTACCATCTTACTTAACTCGCACCTGGATACGGTTAAACCGAATGGCTATACCAAGAATCCTTTCTGTCCTGAAATTACCGGCGGTAAATTATTCGGACTTGGCAGTAATGATGCTGGCGGTTGCCTTGTATCGCTGCTGGCTACCTTTTTACATTATTACAGTTACCAGGGGCTTGGGTTTAACCTATGCTTTGCTGCCACTGCCGAAGAGGAGAACTCGGGCAAAAACGGGATTAAATCTATCCTGCCTTTGCTGGGTAAACTGGAGCTGGCCATTGTTGGCGAACCTACCCTGCTGCAAATGGCTGTTGCCGAAAAAGGTAATTTGGTGATAGATTGCACAAGCACCGGCCGCTCGGGCCATGCCGCGCGTGAGGAGGGTGATAATGCCATTTATAAATGCATGAAGGACCTGGAGTGGTTCCGTTCATACCAGTTTCCGCAGCAATCGAAAAGCTTGTCGCCGGTTAAGATGACCATTACGGCAATTAAGGCGGGTTTGCAACATAATATTGTGCCTGCCAAATGTGAGTTTACGGTTGATATCCGTAACGATGATGTGTTTTCGCATGAGGCTATCCTGGCAACCATCCGTAAGAATATCTCTTCAGAGTTTACTGTTCGCCCCGGATCGCTTGGCTCATCGGCTGTTCCGCTCGATCACCCTATCGTGAAAACCGGATTGGCTATCGGTTGCAAAACTTACGGCTCGCCCACCACGTCTGATCAGGCCTGGCTGGATATTCCATCGGTGAAAATCGGCCCTGGTGATTCGGCCCGTTCACATTCTTCTGATGAGTTCATCTTCCTCGAAGAAATTAAAAAAGGGATCAGCCTGTACATCAAATTGCTCGAAACATTGCCTTTGATGTTGATCAACAACCCTACAAAATATCCGCTAAACCCGGTCGCAATAAATCCAAATAACAATTAA
- a CDS encoding outer membrane beta-barrel protein yields the protein MKKHLLTIVALAAIALNVNAQQDTVKNKTKKDTVIRSLPSPLPSPPFPSGDWIGSPLVGVDATAPNYPLTKLLGLSQSKVKIYGWVDIGGNISSSKNSNAPTSYNLIPNAVVLDQAGIKFEKQPNTAQTDHFDWGFLSTTIFGTDYRYTTAKGIFSNQLLKNNNKYGFDPAELYGILYFPKVADGLIVKVGRFISPADIEAQWATDNYLYSHSLMFTVDPYTFTGVQGTIKLGSRWQLQVAAHAGNDMAPWSNSAQLNGLLMVRWVSKDNNDGLWGGINSLGSGNYTNQHDDLQMLVATWGHKFSSRVHMMTEGYYMWQKNALTGGTVITGPGKPFYEGTGAGSLIPGTANAIGLVNYFQILFGPKNYLSIRNDMLDDPQANRTGYATLYTSHTIGFVHYFNNLIRIRPEIRYERAYADGITPYDNGTKKDQYTAAMDLIVRF from the coding sequence ATGAAAAAACACCTGTTAACAATAGTTGCGCTGGCAGCTATTGCACTAAATGTAAACGCCCAGCAAGACACCGTTAAAAATAAAACAAAGAAAGATACCGTTATCCGTTCGCTGCCTTCGCCACTGCCATCTCCGCCGTTCCCTTCGGGCGATTGGATTGGTTCGCCATTGGTTGGGGTTGATGCAACCGCACCAAATTATCCATTAACCAAACTATTGGGCTTAAGCCAAAGCAAGGTTAAAATTTATGGCTGGGTTGATATTGGCGGTAACATCAGCTCGTCAAAAAACTCAAACGCCCCTACCTCATACAACCTGATCCCTAATGCCGTTGTACTTGACCAAGCTGGTATTAAATTTGAAAAGCAACCCAATACGGCACAAACAGATCATTTCGACTGGGGTTTCCTGTCGACCACCATATTTGGTACCGATTACCGCTACACTACAGCGAAAGGAATCTTCAGTAATCAGCTGCTTAAAAACAATAACAAGTACGGTTTCGACCCGGCTGAGTTATATGGTATCCTGTACTTTCCGAAAGTGGCCGATGGCTTAATTGTAAAAGTGGGCCGTTTTATTTCGCCTGCTGATATTGAAGCACAATGGGCAACCGATAACTATCTATACTCACACTCGCTGATGTTTACGGTTGACCCTTACACCTTTACCGGTGTGCAGGGAACAATTAAACTGGGTTCGCGTTGGCAATTGCAAGTGGCGGCACATGCCGGTAATGATATGGCGCCCTGGAGTAATTCGGCACAGTTAAACGGTTTGCTGATGGTACGCTGGGTATCTAAAGATAATAATGATGGTTTATGGGGAGGTATTAACTCTTTAGGTAGCGGAAATTATACCAACCAGCATGATGACCTCCAAATGCTGGTTGCTACCTGGGGCCACAAATTTAGCAGCCGTGTACACATGATGACCGAAGGCTATTACATGTGGCAAAAAAATGCATTAACCGGCGGTACCGTGATTACAGGCCCGGGCAAGCCATTTTACGAAGGAACCGGTGCGGGTTCATTGATACCCGGCACAGCCAATGCCATAGGTTTGGTTAACTATTTCCAAATCCTCTTCGGCCCTAAAAATTATTTATCGATCCGTAATGATATGCTGGATGACCCGCAGGCCAACCGCACAGGTTATGCAACTTTGTACACCAGCCATACTATTGGTTTTGTACACTACTTTAATAATCTGATCAGGATCCGCCCTGAAATTAGATATGAGCGCGCCTATGCCGATGGAATTACGCCTTATGATAACGGCACCAAAAAAGATCAGTACACCGCCGCGATGGACTTGATCGTGCGTTTCTAA
- a CDS encoding PAS domain-containing protein: MNIASDINQDEIDILRTLIQEIPDPIGLYVGREMRIRVANKAIHKTWGKTETVVGKTFREALPELDDQSFYKLLDDVYTTGITYEAKQQRIDLLIDGEFKIHYFDFTYKPLKHTDGTVWGILNTAKDLTDVVLAQQRADEADARRQFTLEAAGIGNWDLNIVTNEVWWDDRCKELYGFNKDYNVPYDEVLRYMHPLDRPRVDEAVMASLDPSSGGVYDIRFRTIGADDNQLRWLHCKGRAYFDSENKPFRFSGIAQDITEQILADEKARSAEQLTQLAAEAAGAGTFFIDFINNETIYSPTLSKILSGVERSGQKRGDLLKFIHPDDVDKRKVAFDEALITGKLNYEVRFKWADGSVHWIKTLGSYVFDPEGKPVVLMGTSQDITAEVEAREEQKRLLWLMENSNDFISLSTHDGHVTYVNKTGLELMGFNNLEEAQRHNSEYLLPDEIEKLRVEINPLLLNDGRWEGNITYKHFITGEAIPGHGMSLLLREPVSGELLGRASLFRDLRPDIAARKALSDSEQLFRGITQASPTALWMSDENAMITYVNQIWVDWTGYPLESHLGEGWLNAVLKEDIEQAATKFLADYNDRKYHESQFRIRHTDGTTRWIVCTGNPQFTEAGDFFGYIGACVDITEQKQLQNQKDEFIGIASHELKTPVTSIKAYAQVLEAMFRKSGDERKANMIVKMNNQIDRLTSLIGDLLDVTKIQSGRLQFNDTLFDFNQLIQDMVEDLQRTTDKHQIITELKPIGEVYADKDRIGQVLTNLVTNAIKYSPDADKIIVQAEVIDNEVMVCVQDFGIGISHDKKDKVFEQFYRVSGDKQHTFPGLGLGLYISSEIIKREGGRIWVNSVQGKGSTFCFSLPIKK; encoded by the coding sequence ATGAATATTGCCAGCGACATCAATCAGGACGAAATCGATATACTAAGAACGCTGATTCAGGAAATTCCTGACCCGATTGGTTTGTACGTAGGCCGTGAAATGCGCATCCGTGTAGCTAATAAAGCTATCCACAAAACCTGGGGCAAAACAGAAACCGTTGTCGGCAAAACATTTCGTGAGGCATTGCCCGAACTGGACGACCAAAGTTTTTACAAACTTTTGGATGATGTTTATACAACAGGCATTACCTACGAAGCCAAACAACAGCGGATAGACCTGCTGATTGATGGCGAGTTCAAGATCCACTACTTCGATTTTACATATAAGCCCTTAAAACACACTGATGGCACAGTTTGGGGTATTTTAAACACAGCAAAAGACCTTACCGATGTGGTGCTGGCACAGCAACGTGCTGATGAGGCTGATGCCCGCAGGCAGTTTACTTTAGAGGCCGCCGGTATAGGCAACTGGGACCTTAATATTGTAACCAACGAGGTTTGGTGGGACGACAGGTGCAAGGAGCTTTACGGCTTTAATAAAGATTATAACGTGCCTTATGATGAGGTACTGAGGTACATGCACCCGCTCGACAGGCCAAGGGTTGACGAGGCTGTAATGGCATCCTTAGATCCGTCTTCGGGTGGTGTTTATGATATACGGTTCAGAACCATCGGTGCCGATGATAATCAGTTGCGTTGGCTGCATTGCAAAGGCAGGGCTTATTTCGATTCAGAAAACAAACCGTTCCGTTTCTCTGGCATAGCACAGGATATTACCGAGCAAATACTCGCTGATGAGAAGGCCAGATCTGCGGAGCAATTAACCCAGCTTGCAGCAGAAGCCGCTGGTGCCGGGACTTTTTTCATCGACTTTATTAACAACGAAACCATCTATTCGCCAACCCTGAGTAAGATCTTAAGTGGGGTGGAAAGATCGGGCCAAAAACGTGGCGACCTCCTTAAATTTATCCATCCGGATGATGTTGATAAAAGAAAGGTAGCTTTCGATGAAGCCTTAATCACGGGTAAGCTAAACTACGAAGTGCGTTTTAAATGGGCCGATGGTTCTGTGCATTGGATAAAAACGCTGGGCTCTTATGTGTTTGACCCCGAGGGCAAGCCTGTTGTACTAATGGGCACCAGCCAGGATATTACAGCAGAAGTAGAAGCTCGCGAAGAGCAGAAACGCTTGCTTTGGCTAATGGAAAACAGCAATGATTTTATCAGCCTCTCAACCCATGATGGCCATGTTACTTATGTAAATAAAACAGGGCTCGAACTCATGGGCTTTAATAACCTGGAAGAAGCGCAACGGCACAATTCTGAATATTTATTGCCCGATGAGATTGAAAAGTTGCGGGTAGAAATCAACCCTTTGTTGCTGAATGATGGCAGATGGGAAGGCAATATCACCTATAAACATTTCATTACCGGCGAAGCCATTCCGGGTCACGGCATGTCATTACTGCTGCGCGAGCCCGTAAGTGGCGAACTATTAGGCAGGGCATCTCTGTTCCGCGATCTTAGGCCCGATATTGCAGCCCGCAAAGCGCTTTCGGATAGCGAGCAACTGTTCAGGGGTATAACGCAGGCATCGCCAACAGCCTTGTGGATGTCGGACGAGAATGCGATGATCACCTATGTGAACCAAATCTGGGTAGACTGGACAGGTTACCCATTAGAGAGCCATTTAGGCGAAGGCTGGTTGAACGCCGTATTGAAAGAAGATATCGAACAAGCTGCCACTAAGTTTCTGGCAGATTATAATGACCGTAAATATCACGAAAGCCAGTTCCGTATCAGGCATACTGATGGTACAACACGCTGGATAGTTTGTACCGGAAACCCGCAGTTTACAGAGGCGGGCGATTTCTTTGGCTACATTGGCGCCTGCGTTGATATTACCGAGCAAAAGCAGCTGCAAAATCAGAAAGATGAGTTTATTGGTATTGCCAGCCATGAGCTTAAAACACCGGTCACCAGTATTAAAGCTTATGCGCAGGTATTGGAGGCCATGTTCCGCAAGAGTGGTGATGAGCGAAAGGCCAACATGATTGTAAAAATGAATAACCAGATAGATCGCCTTACCAGTTTAATTGGCGATTTGCTGGATGTAACCAAAATACAATCGGGCCGTTTGCAGTTTAACGATACCCTGTTTGACTTTAACCAGTTGATACAAGACATGGTGGAAGACCTGCAACGCACCACAGATAAACATCAAATTATTACCGAGCTAAAACCCATTGGCGAAGTGTACGCCGATAAAGACCGCATTGGCCAGGTACTAACCAATCTGGTTACCAACGCCATTAAATACTCGCCCGATGCCGATAAAATTATTGTACAGGCAGAGGTTATTGATAATGAAGTAATGGTATGTGTGCAGGATTTTGGTATTGGCATTAGCCATGATAAAAAAGATAAAGTGTTTGAACAGTTTTACCGCGTAAGCGGCGATAAGCAGCACACCTTCCCGGGGCTTGGTTTGGGCTTATATATCTCATCCGAAATTATTAAGCGCGAGGGGGGACGGATCTGGGTAAATTCGGTACAGGGCAAGGGTTCAACGTTCTGTTTTTCTTTACCAATTAAGAAATAG
- a CDS encoding response regulator transcription factor encodes MLKKILIADDDPGIVDAVEMMLSFSGYDVSSTYDGRDALKLSKEQLPDLFLLDIWMSGVDGRDICRELKEKVETRQIPVLMISASNDIHNSAIDAGADDFMTKPFDMQQLIDKIDSLLKKEAVAVGVN; translated from the coding sequence ATGCTTAAGAAAATTTTAATTGCGGATGACGATCCGGGAATAGTAGATGCCGTTGAAATGATGCTCAGCTTTTCCGGCTACGATGTAAGCTCAACTTACGATGGCAGAGATGCCCTAAAGCTGTCGAAAGAACAACTCCCTGATCTTTTTTTGTTAGACATCTGGATGTCGGGTGTAGACGGCCGTGATATTTGCCGCGAACTGAAAGAAAAAGTAGAAACCCGCCAAATCCCTGTACTCATGATCTCGGCCAGTAACGATATTCACAACTCGGCCATTGATGCCGGTGCCGATGATTTTATGACCAAGCCTTTTGATATGCAGCAATTGATTGATAAGATTGATAGCTTACTGAAAAAAGAAGCGGTAGCTGTGGGAGTTAATTAA
- a CDS encoding RNA polymerase sigma factor has product MKEQFTLLITSNQGLILKVCNMYCNSREDREDLFQDIVLQLWRAYGSFNGASKVSTWIYRVALNIAITRLRKETKREKFTGLDDNVFEIAATDNKEENEQVLQMYEAIKKLSEVERAITMLYMDDYSYREIAEVMGLSESNIGFNLSKIRSKLKTMVNNG; this is encoded by the coding sequence TTGAAAGAGCAGTTCACCTTATTAATAACCAGCAACCAGGGTCTTATTCTGAAGGTTTGCAATATGTATTGCAATAGCCGGGAAGATAGAGAGGACCTTTTTCAGGACATTGTATTACAGCTTTGGCGGGCGTATGGTTCATTTAATGGCGCCTCTAAAGTTTCGACCTGGATTTACCGGGTTGCACTTAATATCGCCATAACCCGGCTCAGAAAAGAAACCAAACGCGAGAAATTTACCGGGCTTGATGATAATGTTTTTGAGATAGCTGCTACAGACAATAAGGAAGAAAATGAACAAGTGCTGCAAATGTATGAGGCGATAAAAAAGCTCTCGGAGGTTGAACGGGCCATTACCATGTTGTATATGGACGATTACAGTTACCGCGAGATTGCGGAGGTGATGGGCCTTTCAGAATCGAACATTGGGTTCAACCTCAGTAAAATACGCAGCAAATTAAAAACAATGGTTAACAACGGATAA
- a CDS encoding MOSC domain-containing protein, with the protein MLQVSQLFIYPIKSLGGIELSSAEVTDRGLKYDRRWMLIDDNNRFISQREFAKMALLHINIDAGGLRVTYMPHQSSILIPFHPQTNTVIQATVWDDTCEGTLVDPEVDQWFTQILGMNARLIYMADSSLRAVDPKYAKQQEVTSFADAYPFLIIGQASLDELNTRLQNQIKMDRFRPNIVFTGGEPYAEDVMPHIRINNINFYGVKRCARCVMITIDQQNAAKNVEPMKVLAGYRAQNNKIYFGQNLLHQGVGEISVGDKLEIPG; encoded by the coding sequence ATGCTCCAGGTTAGTCAACTCTTCATCTATCCCATCAAATCCCTCGGCGGCATTGAACTTAGCTCTGCCGAAGTAACGGATCGTGGCTTAAAGTATGATCGCCGTTGGATGCTGATTGATGATAACAACCGTTTTATTTCACAACGCGAGTTTGCTAAAATGGCACTCTTGCATATTAATATTGACGCTGGTGGATTGCGTGTTACCTACATGCCTCATCAATCATCTATTTTAATTCCTTTCCATCCTCAAACTAATACAGTAATACAGGCTACCGTTTGGGATGATACCTGCGAAGGCACTTTAGTAGACCCGGAAGTTGACCAATGGTTCACACAAATACTGGGTATGAATGCGAGGCTGATTTACATGGCTGATTCTTCGCTCCGTGCGGTCGACCCTAAATATGCAAAGCAGCAGGAGGTTACTTCATTTGCAGATGCTTATCCGTTTCTGATTATTGGTCAAGCTTCTTTAGATGAGTTGAATACGAGGTTACAGAACCAAATCAAGATGGACCGTTTCCGGCCCAATATTGTTTTTACAGGAGGTGAGCCCTATGCCGAAGATGTGATGCCACACATCAGGATTAACAACATCAATTTTTATGGGGTTAAACGCTGTGCGCGTTGTGTAATGATCACCATCGATCAGCAAAATGCGGCTAAAAATGTAGAGCCGATGAAAGTGCTGGCTGGTTACCGGGCACAGAACAATAAAATCTATTTCGGGCAAAATTTACTACACCAGGGCGTTGGAGAGATTAGTGTTGGTGACAAGTTAGAAATACCTGGCTAA
- a CDS encoding thiamine diphosphokinase — protein sequence MSSHHIVREKQEPALLVLNLSDFSFELLGQLLEWSPTLIAIPQTAIQLHENQIKVDWLIANEPITELQSDVKLIPVEDEKYLQTALFQLIDQGYRAVNVITNNFNADTYLPYASQIDLVIYQDEEKIYPIKSGFSKWKPAGDIIRFVTQSDGLNQTGLKALNDGSFETMADGFFTIQFNQPYVFIAERV from the coding sequence ATGTCATCGCACCACATCGTTCGTGAAAAGCAGGAGCCTGCGCTGCTGGTTTTAAATTTGTCTGATTTTTCTTTCGAACTCCTCGGCCAGTTGCTGGAATGGAGCCCCACACTAATTGCCATTCCCCAAACTGCCATCCAACTCCACGAAAACCAGATCAAGGTAGACTGGCTCATCGCCAACGAACCGATCACAGAACTACAATCAGATGTAAAACTAATTCCGGTAGAAGACGAAAAGTATCTTCAAACAGCATTGTTTCAGCTCATAGATCAGGGTTATCGCGCAGTAAACGTCATCACAAATAATTTTAATGCCGACACCTACCTGCCCTACGCCAGCCAGATAGATCTGGTAATTTATCAGGACGAAGAGAAGATCTACCCCATTAAATCCGGCTTCAGTAAATGGAAACCGGCGGGCGATATAATCAGGTTTGTAACACAATCAGATGGATTAAATCAAACCGGATTAAAGGCGTTAAATGATGGTAGTTTTGAGACTATGGCCGACGGTTTTTTTACTATTCAGTTTAACCAGCCTTATGTGTTTATTGCCGAGAGGGTGTAA
- a CDS encoding glycoside hydrolase family 97 protein: MKAKLLFVASLLVSTGVWAQKNYQLQSPDGRLTATINVGKTITWAVKDGYTDVITPSTIGLELAGGEVLGQNASVKKAETSQADELIKTPFYKKAHVSNHYNQIKLSMKGDYAVIFRAYDDGIAYRFVSERKGELTIKNEQAQFNFKNDDVAYLPFVNDYRNKDKFTTSFEAQYSKMPISKIVKDSLAFLPILVDLGNQQKAAILEADIENYPGMYLSAGDKASNGLSGVFAQYPTQEGNGGYKNINYVVNGRADYIAKVAGSTVLPWRIVIISNSDKELLDNDMMQKIASASRVTDMSWIKPGKVAWDWWNNWNISHVDFKAGVNNATYKYYIDFAAANKLEYIIIDEGWSDDADLTKVNPALNLQELVNYGKQKNVGIILWSSWFAITRDLEGILGRYEQMGIKGFKIDFIDRDDQKMTKSLYEIADASAKHHMLVDYHGMYKPSGIQHTYPNIVNFEGVKGLENVKWGVKDHPGYDVSIPFIRMLAGPMDYTPGAMRNANQANWRPVNDNPMSQGTRCHQLSMYTIFEAPLQMLADNPTIYQKEQECTDFIAAVPTTFDETYAIDGSVGNYVAIARRKGTTWFAGAMTSWDARNTAIDLSFLGDGKYRAIIFEDGINADRDATDYKKTIVTVTAKDKLNIKMAPGGGWSARFEKM; this comes from the coding sequence ATGAAAGCGAAATTATTATTTGTTGCTTCACTGCTTGTAAGTACCGGTGTCTGGGCACAAAAAAACTACCAATTACAATCACCGGATGGTAGGCTGACGGCAACTATTAACGTTGGTAAAACTATTACCTGGGCTGTTAAGGATGGTTATACAGATGTGATCACTCCTTCAACTATTGGTCTCGAATTAGCCGGTGGTGAGGTATTGGGCCAGAATGCTTCTGTAAAAAAGGCAGAAACTTCGCAGGCCGATGAGCTGATTAAAACGCCTTTCTATAAAAAGGCGCATGTGAGCAACCATTATAACCAGATTAAGCTTTCAATGAAGGGCGATTACGCCGTGATATTCCGCGCTTATGATGATGGTATTGCTTACCGTTTTGTAAGCGAGCGCAAAGGCGAACTGACTATCAAAAATGAGCAGGCACAATTTAACTTCAAGAATGATGACGTTGCTTATTTGCCTTTTGTAAACGATTACCGTAATAAAGATAAGTTCACAACCTCATTCGAGGCACAGTATAGCAAAATGCCAATTTCGAAAATAGTTAAAGATAGCCTGGCATTTTTACCCATATTGGTTGATTTGGGTAATCAACAAAAAGCTGCCATTTTGGAAGCCGATATTGAAAACTATCCGGGCATGTATCTTTCGGCAGGCGACAAAGCCAGTAACGGATTAAGCGGTGTGTTTGCACAATACCCAACCCAGGAAGGTAATGGCGGATACAAAAACATTAATTACGTAGTGAATGGCCGGGCCGATTATATTGCTAAAGTTGCCGGTTCTACAGTCTTACCATGGCGCATTGTAATTATCAGCAATAGCGATAAAGAGCTGCTGGATAATGATATGATGCAGAAAATTGCTTCGGCATCGCGTGTTACAGACATGAGTTGGATTAAACCCGGCAAAGTAGCCTGGGACTGGTGGAACAACTGGAACATAAGCCATGTTGATTTTAAAGCCGGAGTTAATAATGCCACCTACAAATATTATATCGATTTCGCCGCTGCCAATAAACTCGAATACATTATTATTGACGAAGGCTGGAGCGATGATGCCGACCTGACCAAGGTAAACCCTGCACTAAACCTGCAAGAGCTGGTTAATTACGGTAAACAAAAGAATGTAGGCATTATTTTATGGTCGAGCTGGTTTGCCATTACCCGTGATCTGGAAGGAATATTAGGGCGTTACGAGCAGATGGGTATCAAAGGGTTCAAGATTGATTTTATTGATCGCGACGACCAGAAGATGACCAAATCACTTTATGAAATAGCCGATGCTTCTGCCAAACACCACATGCTGGTTGATTACCACGGCATGTACAAGCCATCGGGCATACAGCACACCTATCCAAACATTGTAAATTTTGAAGGCGTAAAGGGATTGGAGAACGTAAAATGGGGCGTAAAAGACCATCCGGGGTACGATGTAAGTATCCCTTTTATCCGCATGCTGGCCGGGCCTATGGATTATACACCAGGTGCAATGCGCAATGCTAACCAGGCCAACTGGCGCCCTGTAAATGATAACCCGATGAGCCAGGGCACACGCTGCCATCAACTGTCCATGTACACTATTTTTGAAGCCCCGTTGCAAATGCTGGCCGATAACCCAACCATTTATCAAAAAGAGCAGGAGTGCACTGATTTTATAGCTGCCGTGCCTACAACCTTTGATGAAACTTACGCCATTGACGGCAGCGTTGGTAATTACGTAGCTATTGCCCGCCGCAAAGGCACCACCTGGTTTGCCGGTGCTATGACCAGCTGGGATGCCCGCAATACAGCTATCGATCTTTCATTTCTGGGCGATGGAAAATACCGCGCCATTATATTCGAAGACGGCATAAACGCAGACCGTGATGCTACGGATTATAAGAAAACCATTGTTACTGTTACCGCTAAAGATAAATTGAATATTAAAATGGCACCGGGTGGGGGTTGGAGTGCGAGGTTTGAGAAGATGTAA
- a CDS encoding N-acetyltransferase encodes MESERIIVRSAIPSDVVFADQIIREMESSAIARGSGISKRSAASIIEKIDAGKAVVAVTEDGEWAGFSYIETWDDEKFVSNSGLIVSPKHRNHHVASQIKTQIFQLSRSKYPAAKVFSITSGLAIMKMNTHLGFEPVTYAEIAQENRFWDGCKSCVNYDVLQAKNRCNCLCTAMLFDPQLN; translated from the coding sequence ATGGAAAGTGAACGAATTATTGTAAGATCAGCAATTCCATCAGATGTGGTATTTGCCGATCAGATTATCCGCGAAATGGAAAGTTCTGCAATAGCGAGAGGCTCGGGTATCTCAAAAAGATCAGCCGCCTCTATAATAGAAAAAATTGATGCCGGGAAAGCCGTAGTAGCTGTTACCGAAGATGGCGAGTGGGCAGGCTTCTCTTACATCGAAACCTGGGACGATGAAAAATTTGTATCAAACAGCGGCCTCATTGTATCGCCCAAACACCGCAACCACCATGTTGCTTCTCAAATTAAAACTCAAATCTTTCAATTATCGCGCAGCAAATACCCGGCTGCCAAGGTGTTCAGCATTACATCAGGGCTGGCTATTATGAAAATGAATACCCACCTGGGTTTCGAGCCGGTTACTTATGCCGAAATAGCACAGGAAAACCGCTTTTGGGATGGCTGCAAAAGCTGCGTAAACTACGATGTGCTGCAAGCTAAAAACAGGTGCAACTGCCTTTGCACCGCCATGCTTTTTGACCCTCAATTAAACTAA